The DNA region CTGATGCAACTGGTAAGTATAACTTAACCACAGTAGACACTTTGAATCCGTTATAAACTTATACACAACTTTATAgatttcaaaataatgtcatatatatttacttaGATTAAAcaggtattataattatattatacgtTGATCatattgtaatatcaatgtcCGTTACGATCTGCTCCCACTCAAAACTATTTTCCCCATACGAACAACAAAGTTGAGCCACGGATAACCATCAAATAATGCAAACATTCCGTCAGAAATCAGACACTTGGTTAATATACCAAACCTTTAATGAAAAGTGGCCGCAATGTATCAGTACGCTTTGAACATCAAATATTTGTGATTCTCTTTCAATTTAGGTCCGTTTAGAGATTGCCTGGATGCAGTAGACTACGTGGTGTACAACACAACCTGTGTGTATGATTATTGCGCACTTTTCCCGGATAATATTACAGTCTGTGATAACTTGGAAGTACTTGCGTACGAGTGCATGCAACTTGGTATCGATGTATATCCATGGAGAACTGATAAATATTGTCGTGAGTATTGTGTAAACTTTTATCAAATCATGTAATCTTTTACCTGTACATTTCTTTCTCATCTCTCGATTAATGAATAAACAAGCTATCTTGAATGACGTATTGTTCGAAAGAACGCCTGTATAAATAATAAGAAAATGTCAAAGAGCGCGACACTGTACGAGAATTAGTATTCTTTACAGTGAGAAAATGGTGTCTGTCGTATTATCATGCTCCGAGTGGTATGCAGGAAACTTGTCACTATATGAGCTTCTTTGTTCTATAGATTTAAATCTTATCTCATAGTGaggtttgttttcttttgattATCTTTCCCAGCTCTTGAATGTCCAGAACACTCCGAATACACCCTGTGCACTAGCATATGTGAACCAACGTGTGATAATCCAACACGTGATGAAGATTGTGATTCTCAAGGCACTTGTGTTGAAGGATGCTCGTGTGATGATGGCTATGTCCGTGAAGAAaacaaatgtattcaagttCAAGAGTGTGGATGTGTTAGAAATGGTTATTATTACAAGGTGAGCTTTCATCGGTTTCAAAATGTTTGATAGGAAACACAGATCTTCAAAGTATACGCTAACATTTATTTCAGActtcaaaatgaaaagaatCAATCAACATTATAACATTGAAATCTTgcttattattatatatgttgtttttatgacgtcataattgtTGCTGCTACTCTCTCCCCCCTTGATGGGAAGATTCAACCAATTGGAGATATTCTCCAATATTGTCTAGTATTCCTCAGCTGTTaacaatgtacatcataaataagatttcaagtacaaaaaatcaaaatgtatgttaatCTTTGTGTAGAATGCCACtcttcaattttcaaaacaatcaatACAGTTTAGAATTTAAGATCCAATTATTAACACCCTCACATGTCCTAAATCAGTATACAAAGTTAATGTAAAGTTTCTGACGGAAACTCCACCAACATGTGAAAAATCCTATTATAGTTCACAATAGAGAATGGACACCCCATACAGCCAAACCATTACGTTCTTTACAGTATGTGCAATAATCACACTTGAAATTAatttggaaatgaaaacaactcTGGATCAAACATCGCAGAATGATGTTCCACTCTCTTATActgaattaattttattatttagGTTAATGAGAAAATAATAAACAGTGATTGCACAGAAGAGTGCGTGTGTGAAAACGGTGGTACTATAACTTGCAGAAATGTTACATGTGACGTCAATGCAGTCTGTGGAATTCTAAATGGAACAAGGGGCTGTCGCTGCAATCAAGGGTTTGATGGTGATGGATATGTATGTGATCTAGGTAAGAGTCGCTTCTGATTTAAAACTAGCGTAGTTTGTTTTGTAACTATGGGAGAGGTATATTTAGCCTGATGATTTAAAGTGATAGTACCAATGCACGTTTATATGCAGTGTactcaaaatgatacaaaacaaacaacatctCTAGTGATTAGAGATGAAATAGTCAAAGGTGCAAAATGTCTTTGTATCAATTAATATGGCAACCCAAAGAGGTATGTACTGGCAAATGATTATTATGGACAGGTGACGTGCTTACACGTAACATGCTAGTGTACCTAATATTAATTGTTTCTCTCAACTTATTTACTAGCTGTTGAAACGACGACTGTGATGGTAACCAATGGAACAACTCCAACTGATGAAACCTCTACAGTAGGACCAACCACTGAGACAACCCTTGGCATAACATCCCTTACATCGTTATCAACTAGAGAGGAAACGACAGTAGTCACACAACCATCTACATCAGAACCTACGACTAGCACTGAGTCTTCAACCCAGCAAGTTACTTCTGGCACAACAGGGCCAACTTCTGTAGGAACAACGGAACCCTCAACACTGGCATCAACAACAGGAGAAACCACACTTGCTACACAACCTTCTACACCAGAACCTACAACGACTAGAATTCGACTTGTCTTTGCAACAAGTACTTCCATTCAAATTTCTTTCAATATTACTGTCGAGATTGAGCGGGTAACAATTCAAATCCACTTTGGTGACAGCAGTTGGCAAGACTACGAATCTTACTCCTCAGTCAATATGACAACAAGTGTTAGTATCTCTGGGTTAACAGCACGCTCAAGGGTATTTGTCAGAATCAAATTGAGTATCAATGGacatatatcttacagtctcaCGTTTACATTCTGGACATGTGATGAGGGTGTATCAGGACCCGAGTGTGGCCCGTACACTACAGCAGTACCAATAACTAGCACTGAGTCTGGCACAACAGGGCCAACTTCTGTAGGACCAACGGAACCCTCAACACTGGCATCAACTACAGAAGAAACGACAGTAGCCACACAACCTTCTACACCAGAACCTACAACGACTAGAATTCGACTTGTCTTTGCAACAAGTACTTCCATTCAAATTTCTTTCAATATTACTGTCGAGATTGAGCGGGTAACAATTCAAATCCACTTTGGTGACAGCAGTTGGCAAGACTACGAATCTTACTCCTCAGTCAATATGACAACAAGTGTTACTATCTCTGGGTTAACAGCACGCTCAAGGGTATTTGTCAGAATCAAATTGACTATAAGTGGACAGATATCTTACAGTCTCACGTTTACATTCTGGACATGTGATGAGGGTGTATCAGGACCCGAGTGTGGCCCGTACACTACAGCAGTACCAATAACTAGCACTGAGTCTGGCACAACAGGGCCAACTTCTGTAGGACCAACGGAACCCTCAACACTGGCATCAACAACAGGAGAAACCACACTTGCTACACAACCTTCTACACCAGAACCTACAACGACTAGAATTCGAATTGTCTTTGCAACAAGTACTTCCATTCAAATTTCTTTCAATATTACTGTCGAGATTGAGCGGGTAACAATTCAAATCCACTTTGGTGACAGCAGTTGGCAAGACTACGAATCTTACTCCTCAGTCAATATGACAACAAGTGTTACTATCTCTGGGTTAACAGCACGTTCAAGGGTATTTGTCAGAATCAAATTGACTATAAGTGGACAGATATCTTACAGTCTCACGTTTACATTCTGGACATGTGATGAGGGTGTATCAGGACCTGAGTGTGGCCCGTACACTACAGCAGTACCAATAACTAGCACTGAGTCTGGCACAACAGGGCCAACTTCTGTTGGAACAACGGAACCCTCAACACTGGCATCAACAACAGGAGAAACGACAGTAGCCACACAACCTTCTACATCAGAACCTACAACGACTAGAATTCGAATTGTCTTTGCAACAAGTACTTCCATTCAAATTTCTTTCAATATTACTGTCAAGATTGAGCGGGTAACAATTCAAATCCACTTTGGTGACAGCAGTTGGCAAGACTACGAATCTTACTCCTCAGTTAATATGACAACAAGTGTTACTATCTCTGGGTTAACAGCACGTTCAAGGGTATTTGTCAGAATCAAATTGAGTATCAGTGGACAGATATCTTACAGTCTCACGTTTACATTCTGGACATGTGATGAGGGTGTATCAGGACCCGAGTGTGGCCCGTACACTACAGCAGTACCAATTACTAGCACTGAGTCTGGCACAACAGGGCCAACTTCTGTAGGACCAACGGAACCCTCAACACTGGCATCAACAACAGGAGAAACTACACTTGCTACACAACCATCTACATCAGAATCTACAACTAGCACTGAGTCTTCAACTCAGCAAGTTACTTCTGGCACAACAGGGCCAACTTCTGTAGGAACAACGGAACCCTCAACACTGGCATCAACAACAGGAGAAACCACACTTGCTACACAACCTTCTACACCAGAACCTACAACGACTAGAATTCGAATTGTCTTTGCAACAAGTACTTCCATTCAAATTTCTTTCAATATTACTGTCGAGATTGAGCGGGTAACAATTCAAATCCACTTTGGTGACAGCAGTTGGCAAGACTACGAATCTTACTCCTCAGTCAATATGACAACAAGTGCTACTATCTCTGGGTTAACAGCACGCTCAAGGGTATTTGTCAGAATCAAATTGACTATAAGTGGACAGATATCTTACAGTCTCACGTTTACATTCTGGACATGTGATGAGGGTGTATCAGGACCCGAGTGTGGCCCGTACACTACAGCCGTACCAATAACTAGCACTGAGTCTGGCACAACAGGGCCAACTTCTGTAGGACCAACGGAACCCTCAACACTGGCATCAACTACAGAGCAAACCACACTTGCTACACAACCTTCTACACCAGAACCTACAACGACTAGAATTCGACTTGTCTTTGCAACAAGTACTTCCATTCAAATTTCTTTCAATATTACTGTCGAGATTGAGCGGGTAACAATTCAAATCCACTTTGGTGACAGCAGTTGGCAAGACTACGAATCTTACTCCTCAGTCAATATGACAACAAGTGTTACTATCTCTGGGTTAACAGCACGTTCAAGGGTATTTGTCAGAATCAAATTGACTATAAGTGGACAGATATCTTACAGTCTCACGTTTACATTCTGGACATGTGATGAGGGTGTATCAGGACCTGAGTGTGGCCCGTACACTACAGCAGTACCAATAACTAGCACTGAGTCTGGCACAACAGGGCCAACTTCTGTAGGAACAACGGAACCCTCAACACTGGCATCAACAACAGGAGAAACGACAGTAGCCACACAACCTTCTACATCAGAACCTACAACGACTAGAATTCGACTTGTCTTTGCAACAAGTACTTCCATTCAAATTTCTTTCAATATTACTGTCGAGATTGAGCGGGTAACCATTCAAATCCACTTTGGTGACAGCAGTTGGCAAGACTACGAATCTTACTCCTCAGTCAATATGACAACAAGTGTTACTATCTCTGGATTAACAGCACGTTCAAGGGTATTTGTCAGAATCAAATTGACTATAAGTGGACAGATATCTTACAGTCTCACGTTTACATTCTGGACATGTGATGACGGTGTATCAGGACCCGAGTGTGGCCCGTACACTACAGCAGTACCAATAACTAGCACTGAGTCTGGCACAACAGGGCCAACTTCTGTAGGAACAACGGAACCCTCAACACTGGCATCAACAACAGGAGAAACGACAGTAGCCACACAACCTTCTACATCAGAACCTACAACGACTAGAATTCGACTTGTCTTTGCAACAAGCACTTCCATTCAAATTTCTTTCAATATTACTGTCGAGATTGAGCGGGTAACAATTCAAATCCACTTTGGTGACAGCAGTTGGCAAGACTACGAATCTTACTCCTCAGTCAATATGACAACAAGTGTTACTATCTCTGGGTTAACAGCACGCTCAAGGGTATTTGTCAGAATCAAATTGACTATAAGTGGACAGATATCTTACAGTCTCACGTTTACATTCTGGACATGTGATGAGGGTGTATCAGGACCTGAGTGTGGCCCGTACACTACAGCAGTACCAATAACTAGCACTGAGTCTGGCACAACAGGGCCAACTTCTGTAGGAACAACGGAACCCTCAACACTGGCATCAACAACAGGAGAAACGACAGTAGCCACACAACCTTCTACATCCGAACCTACAACGACTAGAGTTCGACTTGTCTTTGCAACAAGTACTTCCATTCAAATTTCTTTCAATATTACTGTCGAGATTGAGCGGGTAACAATTCAAATCCACTTTGGTGACAGCAGTTGGCAAGACTACGAATCTTACTCCTCAGTTAATATGACAACAAGTGTTACTATCGCTGGGTTAACAGCACGTTCAAGGGTATTTGTCAGAATCAAATTGAGTATCAATGGACAGATATCTTACAGTCTCACGTTTACATTCTGGACATGTGATGAGGGTATATCAGGACCAGAGTGTGGCCCGTACACTACAGCAGTACCAATAACTAGCACTGAGTCTGGCACAACAGGGCCAACTTCTGTAGGAACAACGGAACCCTCAACACTGGCATCAACAACAGGAGAAACGACAGTAGCCACACAACCTTCTACACCAGAACCTACAACGACTAGAATTCGACTTGTCTTTGCAACAAGTACTTCCATTCAAATTTCTTTCAATATTACTGTCGAGATTGAGCGGGTAACAATTCAAATCCACTTTGGTGACAGCAGTTGGCAAGACTACGAATCTTACTCCTCAGTCAATATGACAACAAGTGTTACTATCTCTGGGTTAACAGCACGCTCAAGGGTATTTGTCAGAATCAAATTGACTATAAGTGGACAGATATCTTACAGTCTCACGTTTACATTCTGGACATGTGATGAGGGTGTATCAGGACCTGAGTGTGGCCCGTACACTACAGCAGTACCAATAACAAGCACTATGTCTTCAACCCAGGGAGTTGTATCAAGTACATCCGAACCGACGACAGTGCAGACTTCGCATTTTACCACACCTTCAACATTGGCAACAACCCCTAGTGTTACCATAGTCACCACACAACAACCTACAATAGATCCAACACAGACAAGAATTCAACTTGTCTTTGCAACAAGTGCTTCCATTCAAATTTCCTTCAATATTACTGTCGAGTTTCAGAGAGTAACAATTGAAATCCACTTTGGTGATAACAACTGGCAAGACTACGAATCGTATACCTCAGGGAACATACCTGAATCCGCTACTGTCTCTGGTTTAACATCACGTTCAATGCTCTATGTGAGATTAAGATTCCGTGTAAGTGGGCAGATATCGTACAGTCTGATATTTACATTCTGGACATGTGAAGATGGTGTATCAGGAACTGACTGTGGCCCTTACACAACACAAATGCCAATTACAACACTTCCGAGTACCAGCGCTACTACTGTTGCCACTACAACTCCCTCGCCACCAGGAATTGACGTGTCTGTAACTCAAACAACAGGGTCTACCATAAGAATTCAGTGGACTGTAACTGGTGGTGGAACAATTAGTTCAATACTGGTTCAATATAGCATTGATGAAGAAACATGGACTGATGGTCGAACAGTCAATAGTGGTACGTCAGCAACTGTAACCAACCTGTCTCCAAGAACAAGGTATTTTATCCGTTTACAGATCACATTTGACACTGGCGTGTACACCAGTGACATTTATGAATTTTGGACTTGCCCTCAGAATGAGCAAGCGCAGTCTTGTGGACCATATACAACCACCATGCCACCAACAACGACGACAGAAGAACAGACATTTGCACCATTCCCTACATCTGATGGGATAGACGCTGCCATTCTTTTAATTGAAGTTTCTAATGACACTATTACTGTCAAATGGGAAGTGAGGTTTGAGATAGAGTATGTAGTAGTCCAAGTCAAATTGAAAATAGCTCTAGCGAAGAGAGAAATTCCTGCTGATGGTAATTGGCATAACGTTACTATAGCTGTTGCTTCCACGAGGGAACACACTATAATTGGACTACAGCCGGGGACCGATTACGAAATCAGGCTGCTCTTCATTAAAGATGCACAAGTCGCATACAGTGAAGCTGTGATATATAAAACCTGTGAAACTGGTGATTTAGATCCAAGTTGTGGAAATTGTAAGtttaaaattgttaattttgttCCTCAAACAATTTATATTATCAAATAGTATTAATTACTTAATATAATAatctttttaaaatcattttttgttttgttcatcaAAGAATTTCTATTTTAATACCAAATATTAGTAATGACTTCAACTGAAGAAACTGATCAATATTGAAGAATTTATTGACAGTATCTTTGTACCCATAActtcaaattgaaaattgatttttttttataaaaggAAAAAAGGAAATTCACAATAAGGCTTTCATGGTACCAATTCAATGACTGAAGACAAATAATCACAGTTCTATCAGTGTGCCGAAAACGTTACCACGTGACGTGTACAATGAGCCTTGTAGTTTAAGAGTGTAGACAAAACAGTCAATTATTGCTAAGAATTTAAATTCTTAAATGTAAAGTCATTCGAACAATTAGATTATTTTGTTACACATTTAAAGTGCACatccattgaaaaaaaaagaaacttgGGGCTAAAGTGTAACACTGATCAGAAATAGCCATTTTGAACTCACCACTGCAGTCAAAGCAGGATATCATCGCACATTTCTATTGTTTTGAATCAATTACGTATATTCTGCATTGACTTGTTGCGATTCAGAGGTAAGGCCATGTGTTAATGTATAAGACAAGGTTGCCTTTCTAATATATAGTCCCTTTAACCTATTATATCGATCggcaataatatgtaaatatgtattgtttCTTTCCTAACTGTTTCTCTTTCCACCCTCCAGTCGATACCACACCAACGGTGGACGATAGAAAGCCAACAGAAGAACCGTTAGAGATAGGTATGTAATTGTGAGTTAACTCATGAGGAAGTGTAACAGTTTCAAATACACAGATCTCCGGTCATTGCAGTGATCGTGTTAATATTAATCAGATAAATTTGCCATCCGCTGATCTCAAGCGTAGCTCTTGTGTTTTACTGTGTTTACATGTTTATGGTGTGAATTGGAATTCTAACTAATTttaatatggggggggggggagggggtgcaTTACTGTGTGGCTCACACATTCATATAGAAAGTACACAATGTAGAAGTGATAGGTAGAGTATAGGGACATTCATCAGGAGAATTAAAGTATACTAATTTAAAGTGAAGACATTTTTACACTCTCAAACCAGTATTTTTCTCACCATTGTAAAACTTTGAAAGAAGAACTAAAACAATGACTATGattaaagtcattttttttcaacttctcAACAGGCACACCCCTTGTCGTAGCTATCGTCGTCGGAGCAGCGGCTGTGGTTCTTACCATGTCAACAATTGCATATCTGGTTTGGCGTGCAAGGtataaacaatatttcataaacactttccatatatacaaatattctaACTATCAGCTAACTAACACAGGCACAATTATAACTATTATTGTGACATGCTGATATTTTGCTGTCAATGGACGTTTATGTAATAACACTCACAGTAGGGCGGTGTCTCTGCTGGCGAGTATTTCTCAAATGGTAGCACATTCGACCTCATgcagtgtttacactattttgattaCAAGGACAGTCCTTATATTCACATCACCAATGTGCCACTATTACATGCTTGCTTCGTGGCAATACTTTTAGTTGTGAATGTCCACAGTCCTTGGTCTGTCGTTTAGTTTGCTGACAGCTTGCTTTCTGTGGCGATAAGTATTCATGAACgacacatgaaatgttttgataccAAAGTCCTGTTAGTGATTCTaaaaatatctgaaaatattGACAGAATTTCAAGATCTATATATTACCTCAACATCAATGTTATAAAGgttttttgaaaaaagaacTAAAACACTGTTATAAGAGAGTATACCTTGCAGTTGTAAAAAAAGTGTTGTACTTTCAATTCATtaattgaatgtatgtatgtatgtatgtatgtatgtatgtatgtatgtatgtatgtatgtatgtatgtatgtatgtatgtatgtgtgtgtgtatgtatgtatgtatgtatgtatgtatgtatgtatgtatgtatgtatgtatgtatgtatgtatgtatgtatgttacccGTTCTAAAATAAAAGGAGAGTAGTTTAACGCATTTGACAAATGCTCTCCGATATGCTTAGTGATCCTATAATGGTAAAATGTAGGTATGTGATAAGTGTGATCTTAAAGTTAATACC from Glandiceps talaboti chromosome 18, keGlaTala1.1, whole genome shotgun sequence includes:
- the LOC144448802 gene encoding uncharacterized protein LOC144448802 — translated: MCVPVDQCGCRYNGQIYELGSSFIPEGCEEMCECLPDRQVNCTTLECDTNAYCGSDDRDQYGCHCSEGFTGDGIICKSGRGMCKVYGDPHYVTFDGVKYDFQGVCSYTLMKNCRDVNDNPPVEVIVENVKRDPSDRVSFTKTVIVHLYGTVFEMMLDNIVYINGTEVTLPVEPLEGVKVIYTGRYVRLVTDFGMRVTWDSVHTAFVNVPSDYFNATCGLCGNFDGNDGNDYVTPDGQQVDSIVDFADSWISNSDECALTTPEVEPCEGVSSIDIDRISQLCGIISDPGGPFKVCHERLSPIVYQETCIYDVCEMSLDETFACGVIETYAQSCLDSDVLINIWRNDSFCPMQCPQGSTYAINDDPCPETCAGKLNCTREYFEGCVCEEGKVWDDKVCVNKEDCGCIRDGYYYSVGDTFVTEGCSQECTCYNNRSLICDDVACHENSTCAAMEGVYGCHCKTGFVGSGVDCAAVMGAFDIVIVLKTSISIHVSWSIDISITTYMIQYLAVDDGQWTNSSIIVNGNTRFILQGLHESTTYQIRIVTFLGESDVEWSSVVEVDTCQRGRHGRSCEIDVLDVAPFELILLQITGSSISLSWTLETDVQSLTIENSKDGLEWADGGTITYDRDVFIMQGLEVNTRYIIRIRAVHSDGAIYFSVAFDVTTCQIGYQGINCETNVATYASYDLTFVQLGSSSVFMTWSLDIPVVEVLVQYRISSSGDSWINGTRIPYKRYDYVLYGLVASTTYSIRVVVLNDIGVYAYSTVSVFSTCAFGFEGLNCEYDMLGDGPFDIVMSQVQSVSLRISWSVLINARGFIVQKRPLQSSKWDVTYPEIPSFRRSFVFNGLFAAVKQEVQVIAVRKDGSYAHSRIVTVRSCGVHRSGNNCENVAVDEEPYDVTMGSANSTSLTMFWTITSGLSYEFFYVQYRIRHSTTWVKLTQGTSPQTSDVITGLQPETSYEVQIVLQQSGTLFYSLIASFGTCSIDWQIGNGAYCDVAIEDDYIIDIGLSVVYKTPTLLNLYWEKQVSLIWYIVQHRSFGVTEWIYSDRLGNDSKTYAIGDLQVATTYDILILLQFDGSYSYTILQHYSTCEANTLGPQCEYEFGVFRAWGGNHYMTFDGKLYDFNGECQYTLVDVCNGDDMVERFSIILQLGRETSGDERSYIKHLQIHTYGWMIIFERGGAIQLNDSNINLPFEDEQGLTIGILGDHIVLETDFLLNIKWDRGNFIEVEVFGDFKNTTCGLAGNFDGMENNDFITPNQVLVDNAVEFANSWVYDEETCNIPAEDFDPCENRTVEEITKIVDACSILSDATGPFRDCLDAVDYVVYNTTCVYDYCALFPDNITVCDNLEVLAYECMQLGIDVYPWRTDKYCPLECPEHSEYTLCTSICEPTCDNPTRDEDCDSQGTCVEGCSCDDGYVREENKCIQVQECGCVRNGYYYKVNEKIINSDCTEECVCENGGTITCRNVTCDVNAVCGILNGTRGCRCNQGFDGDGYVCDLAVETTTVMVTNGTTPTDETSTVGPTTETTLGITSLTSLSTREETTVVTQPSTSEPTTSTESSTQQVTSGTTGPTSVGTTEPSTLASTTGETTLATQPSTPEPTTTRIRLVFATSTSIQISFNITVEIERVTIQIHFGDSSWQDYESYSSVNMTTSVSISGLTARSRVFVRIKLSINGHISYSLTFTFWTCDEGVSGPECGPYTTAVPITSTESGTTGPTSVGPTEPSTLASTTEETTVATQPSTPEPTTTRIRLVFATSTSIQISFNITVEIERVTIQIHFGDSSWQDYESYSSVNMTTSVTISGLTARSRVFVRIKLTISGQISYSLTFTFWTCDEGVSGPECGPYTTAVPITSTESGTTGPTSVGPTEPSTLASTTGETTLATQPSTPEPTTTRIRIVFATSTSIQISFNITVEIERVTIQIHFGDSSWQDYESYSSVNMTTSVTISGLTARSRVFVRIKLTISGQISYSLTFTFWTCDEGVSGPECGPYTTAVPITSTESGTTGPTSVGTTEPSTLASTTGETTVATQPSTSEPTTTRIRIVFATSTSIQISFNITVKIERVTIQIHFGDSSWQDYESYSSVNMTTSVTISGLTARSRVFVRIKLSISGQISYSLTFTFWTCDEGVSGPECGPYTTAVPITSTESGTTGPTSVGPTEPSTLASTTGETTLATQPSTSESTTSTESSTQQVTSGTTGPTSVGTTEPSTLASTTGETTLATQPSTPEPTTTRIRIVFATSTSIQISFNITVEIERVTIQIHFGDSSWQDYESYSSVNMTTSATISGLTARSRVFVRIKLTISGQISYSLTFTFWTCDEGVSGPECGPYTTAVPITSTESGTTGPTSVGPTEPSTLASTTEQTTLATQPSTPEPTTTRIRLVFATSTSIQISFNITVEIERVTIQIHFGDSSWQDYESYSSVNMTTSVTISGLTARSRVFVRIKLTISGQISYSLTFTFWTCDEGVSGPECGPYTTAVPITSTESGTTGPTSVGTTEPSTLASTTGETTVATQPSTSEPTTTRIRLVFATSTSIQISFNITVEIERVTIQIHFGDSSWQDYESYSSVNMTTSVTISGLTARSRVFVRIKLTISGQISYSLTFTFWTCDDGVSGPECGPYTTAVPITSTESGTTGPTSVGTTEPSTLASTTGETTVATQPSTSEPTTTRIRLVFATSTSIQISFNITVEIERVTIQIHFGDSSWQDYESYSSVNMTTSVTISGLTARSRVFVRIKLTISGQISYSLTFTFWTCDEGVSGPECGPYTTAVPITSTESGTTGPTSVGTTEPSTLASTTGETTVATQPSTSEPTTTRVRLVFATSTSIQISFNITVEIERVTIQIHFGDSSWQDYESYSSVNMTTSVTIAGLTARSRVFVRIKLSINGQISYSLTFTFWTCDEGISGPECGPYTTAVPITSTESGTTGPTSVGTTEPSTLASTTGETTVATQPSTPEPTTTRIRLVFATSTSIQISFNITVEIERVTIQIHFGDSSWQDYESYSSVNMTTSVTISGLTARSRVFVRIKLTISGQISYSLTFTFWTCDEGVSGPECGPYTTAVPITSTMSSTQGVVSSTSEPTTVQTSHFTTPSTLATTPSVTIVTTQQPTIDPTQTRIQLVFATSASIQISFNITVEFQRVTIEIHFGDNNWQDYESYTSGNIPESATVSGLTSRSMLYVRLRFRVSGQISYSLIFTFWTCEDGVSGTDCGPYTTQMPITTLPSTSATTVATTTPSPPGIDVSVTQTTGSTIRIQWTVTGGGTISSILVQYSIDEETWTDGRTVNSGTSATVTNLSPRTRYFIRLQITFDTGVYTSDIYEFWTCPQNEQAQSCGPYTTTMPPTTTTEEQTFAPFPTSDGIDAAILLIEVSNDTITVKWEVRFEIEYVVVQVKLKIALAKREIPADGNWHNVTIAVASTREHTIIGLQPGTDYEIRLLFIKDAQVAYSEAVIYKTCETGDLDPSCGNFDTTPTVDDRKPTEEPLEIGTPLVVAIVVGAAAVVLTMSTIAYLVWRARNQQRQWAKPEAYGWVEDRASNRAYERDNDDESEETARVRADSSSSSDLKKDIDSYSSEFEEQDPNITRYNAMYF